Proteins encoded in a region of the Balaenoptera ricei isolate mBalRic1 chromosome 19, mBalRic1.hap2, whole genome shotgun sequence genome:
- the IZUMO1 gene encoding izumo sperm-egg fusion protein 1 isoform X9, whose product MDSDVKGELFVKELFWMLRLAKDNFASYAAQFQKAAFCPNKCGLMLQPLIWCSTCQKQVHSCRKSSNCGERKVKVHQMEDMILDCELNWHKISQGLTDYSFYRVWGNHSETLMSKGKEPTLTKTMVRPKDAGTYRCELGSVQSSPATIIYFHVTVLPKRIVEEIPSPNTETEDEVAPGEVTLDRPQTATTLQSQSPKPEKVLRSRLVGPLIWGFVVLIASVATAILFSRSGKVIDFIKSSWFSTGNGAAQDSGVSKEKTKESRRK is encoded by the exons ATGGACAGTGATGTAAAAG GTGAGCTCTTCGTGAAGGAGCTGTTCTGGATGTTGCGCCTGGCAAAGGATAACTTTGCCAGCTACGCTGCTCAGTTTCAAAAAGCGG CTTTTTGTCCCAACAAATGTG GTTTGATGTTGCAGCCTCTGATCTGGTGCAGTACCTGCCAGAAGCAGGTTCACTCTTGTCGAAAGTCCTCGAATTGCGGAG AGCGCAAAGTCAAGGTCCATCAAATGGAAGATATGATCCTGGATTGTGAGCTCAACTGGCATAAAATCTCTCAAGGCCTGACGGATTACAGCTTTTATAGG GTTTGGGGGAACCATTCTGAGACCTTGATGTCCAAGGGGAAGGAGCCCACCCTGACCAAGACCATGGTGCGTCCGAAGGATGCAGGCACCTATCGCTGCGAGCTGGGCTCCGTGCAATCCAGTCCAGCCACGATCATCTATTTTCATGTCACAG TATTGCCCAAAAGAATCGTGGAGGAGATACCGTCACCAAACACTGAAACCGAGGATGAGGTGGCCCCAGGTGAGGTGACTTTGGATCGCCCCCAGACGGCCACAACCCTCCAGTCGCAGTCTCCGAAGCCAGAGAAAGTGCTGAGAAGCCGCCTGGTCGGGCCGCTGATCTGGGGCTTTGTCGTGCTGATAGCCAGCGTTGCAACCGC GATACTTTTCTCTCGGTCTGGGAAAGTGATCGATTTCATAAAGTCCTCCTGGTTCAGCACTGGCAATGGAGCTGCTCAGGACTCTGGGGTTTCAAAAGAAAAGACCAAAGAatcaaggagaaaataa
- the IZUMO1 gene encoding izumo sperm-egg fusion protein 1 isoform X4: protein MGPRRLPLLVAALAGCLLPARGCVMCDPKVVEALNSLETDYLPGHLEAKHHKNVMKRVKQAVEAFKDLPIDEDSYMGVVDEATLEKAAWSLLKDLKRIMDSDVKAFCPNKCGLMLQPLIWCSTCQKQVHSCRKSSNCGERKVKVHQMEDMILDCELNWHKISQGLTDYSFYRVWGNHSETLMSKGKEPTLTKTMVRPKDAGTYRCELGSVQSSPATIIYFHVTVLPKRIVEEIPSPNTETEDEVAPGEVTLDRPQTATTLQSQSPKPEKVLRSRLVGPLIWGFVVLIASVATAILFSRSGKVIDFIKSSWFSTGNGAAQDSGVSKEKTKESRRK, encoded by the exons ATGGGGCCGCGGCGGCTTCCCCTCCTGGTGGCGGCTCTGGCCGGCTGCCTGCTTCCCGCCCGGGGCTGTGTCATGTGTGATCCAAAGGTCGTGGAGGCGCTGAACTCCTTGGAGACGGATTACCTGCCTGGCCACCTGGAGGCCAAGCATCACAAAAACGTGATGAAAAGGGTAAAGCAGGCAGTGGAAGCTTTCAAGGACCTGCCGATTGACGAGGATTCCTATATGGGGGTCGTCG ATGAGGCCACACTGGAAAAGGCAGCTTGGAGTTTGCTGAAGGATCTGAAACGCATCATGGACAGTGATGTAAAAG CTTTTTGTCCCAACAAATGTG GTTTGATGTTGCAGCCTCTGATCTGGTGCAGTACCTGCCAGAAGCAGGTTCACTCTTGTCGAAAGTCCTCGAATTGCGGAG AGCGCAAAGTCAAGGTCCATCAAATGGAAGATATGATCCTGGATTGTGAGCTCAACTGGCATAAAATCTCTCAAGGCCTGACGGATTACAGCTTTTATAGG GTTTGGGGGAACCATTCTGAGACCTTGATGTCCAAGGGGAAGGAGCCCACCCTGACCAAGACCATGGTGCGTCCGAAGGATGCAGGCACCTATCGCTGCGAGCTGGGCTCCGTGCAATCCAGTCCAGCCACGATCATCTATTTTCATGTCACAG TATTGCCCAAAAGAATCGTGGAGGAGATACCGTCACCAAACACTGAAACCGAGGATGAGGTGGCCCCAGGTGAGGTGACTTTGGATCGCCCCCAGACGGCCACAACCCTCCAGTCGCAGTCTCCGAAGCCAGAGAAAGTGCTGAGAAGCCGCCTGGTCGGGCCGCTGATCTGGGGCTTTGTCGTGCTGATAGCCAGCGTTGCAACCGC GATACTTTTCTCTCGGTCTGGGAAAGTGATCGATTTCATAAAGTCCTCCTGGTTCAGCACTGGCAATGGAGCTGCTCAGGACTCTGGGGTTTCAAAAGAAAAGACCAAAGAatcaaggagaaaataa
- the IZUMO1 gene encoding izumo sperm-egg fusion protein 1 isoform X6: MKRVKQAVEAFKDLPIDEDSYMGVVDEATLEKAAWSLLKDLKRIMDSDVKGELFVKELFWMLRLAKDNFASYAAQFQKAAFCPNKCGLMLQPLIWCSTCQKQVHSCRKSSNCGERKVKVHQMEDMILDCELNWHKISQGLTDYSFYRVWGNHSETLMSKGKEPTLTKTMVRPKDAGTYRCELGSVQSSPATIIYFHVTVLPKRIVEEIPSPNTETEDEVAPGEVTLDRPQTATTLQSQSPKPEKVLRSRLVGPLIWGFVVLIASVATAILFSRSGKVIDFIKSSWFSTGNGAAQDSGVSKEKTKESRRK, from the exons ATGAAAAGGGTAAAGCAGGCAGTGGAAGCTTTCAAGGACCTGCCGATTGACGAGGATTCCTATATGGGGGTCGTCG ATGAGGCCACACTGGAAAAGGCAGCTTGGAGTTTGCTGAAGGATCTGAAACGCATCATGGACAGTGATGTAAAAG GTGAGCTCTTCGTGAAGGAGCTGTTCTGGATGTTGCGCCTGGCAAAGGATAACTTTGCCAGCTACGCTGCTCAGTTTCAAAAAGCGG CTTTTTGTCCCAACAAATGTG GTTTGATGTTGCAGCCTCTGATCTGGTGCAGTACCTGCCAGAAGCAGGTTCACTCTTGTCGAAAGTCCTCGAATTGCGGAG AGCGCAAAGTCAAGGTCCATCAAATGGAAGATATGATCCTGGATTGTGAGCTCAACTGGCATAAAATCTCTCAAGGCCTGACGGATTACAGCTTTTATAGG GTTTGGGGGAACCATTCTGAGACCTTGATGTCCAAGGGGAAGGAGCCCACCCTGACCAAGACCATGGTGCGTCCGAAGGATGCAGGCACCTATCGCTGCGAGCTGGGCTCCGTGCAATCCAGTCCAGCCACGATCATCTATTTTCATGTCACAG TATTGCCCAAAAGAATCGTGGAGGAGATACCGTCACCAAACACTGAAACCGAGGATGAGGTGGCCCCAGGTGAGGTGACTTTGGATCGCCCCCAGACGGCCACAACCCTCCAGTCGCAGTCTCCGAAGCCAGAGAAAGTGCTGAGAAGCCGCCTGGTCGGGCCGCTGATCTGGGGCTTTGTCGTGCTGATAGCCAGCGTTGCAACCGC GATACTTTTCTCTCGGTCTGGGAAAGTGATCGATTTCATAAAGTCCTCCTGGTTCAGCACTGGCAATGGAGCTGCTCAGGACTCTGGGGTTTCAAAAGAAAAGACCAAAGAatcaaggagaaaataa
- the IZUMO1 gene encoding izumo sperm-egg fusion protein 1 isoform X8 yields MGPRRLPLLVAALAGCLLPARGCVMCDPKVVEALNSLETDYLPGHLEAKHHKNVMKRVKQAVEAFKDLPIDEDSYMGVVDEATLEKAAWSLLKDLKRIMDSDVKGELFVKELFWMLRLAKDNFASYAAQFQKAAFCPNKCGLMLQPLIWCSTCQKQVHSCRKSSNCGERKVKVHQMEDMILDCELNWHKISQGLTDYSFYRVWGNHSETLMSKGKEPTLTKTMVRPKDAGTYRCELGSVQSSPATIIYFHVTVLPKRIVEEIPSPNTETEDEVAPGYFSLGLGK; encoded by the exons ATGGGGCCGCGGCGGCTTCCCCTCCTGGTGGCGGCTCTGGCCGGCTGCCTGCTTCCCGCCCGGGGCTGTGTCATGTGTGATCCAAAGGTCGTGGAGGCGCTGAACTCCTTGGAGACGGATTACCTGCCTGGCCACCTGGAGGCCAAGCATCACAAAAACGTGATGAAAAGGGTAAAGCAGGCAGTGGAAGCTTTCAAGGACCTGCCGATTGACGAGGATTCCTATATGGGGGTCGTCG ATGAGGCCACACTGGAAAAGGCAGCTTGGAGTTTGCTGAAGGATCTGAAACGCATCATGGACAGTGATGTAAAAG GTGAGCTCTTCGTGAAGGAGCTGTTCTGGATGTTGCGCCTGGCAAAGGATAACTTTGCCAGCTACGCTGCTCAGTTTCAAAAAGCGG CTTTTTGTCCCAACAAATGTG GTTTGATGTTGCAGCCTCTGATCTGGTGCAGTACCTGCCAGAAGCAGGTTCACTCTTGTCGAAAGTCCTCGAATTGCGGAG AGCGCAAAGTCAAGGTCCATCAAATGGAAGATATGATCCTGGATTGTGAGCTCAACTGGCATAAAATCTCTCAAGGCCTGACGGATTACAGCTTTTATAGG GTTTGGGGGAACCATTCTGAGACCTTGATGTCCAAGGGGAAGGAGCCCACCCTGACCAAGACCATGGTGCGTCCGAAGGATGCAGGCACCTATCGCTGCGAGCTGGGCTCCGTGCAATCCAGTCCAGCCACGATCATCTATTTTCATGTCACAG TATTGCCCAAAAGAATCGTGGAGGAGATACCGTCACCAAACACTGAAACCGAGGATGAGGTGGCCCCAG GATACTTTTCTCTCGGTCTGGGAAAGTGA
- the IZUMO1 gene encoding izumo sperm-egg fusion protein 1 isoform X2, whose translation MGPRRLPLLVAALAGCLLPARGCVMCDPKVVEALNSLETDYLPGHLEAKHHKNVMKRVKQAVEAFKDLPIDEDSYMGVVDEATLEKAAWSLLKDLKRIMDSDVKGELFVKELFWMLRLAKDNFASYAAQFQKAGLMLQPLIWCSTCQKQVHSCRKSSNCGERKVKVHQMEDMILDCELNWHKISQGLTDYSFYRVWGNHSETLMSKGKEPTLTKTMVRPKDAGTYRCELGSVQSSPATIIYFHVTVLPKRIVEEIPSPNTETEDEVAPGEVTLDRPQTATTLQSQSPKPEKVLRSRLVGPLIWGFVVLIASVATAILFSRSGKVIDFIKSSWFSTGNGAAQDSGVSKEKTKESRRK comes from the exons ATGGGGCCGCGGCGGCTTCCCCTCCTGGTGGCGGCTCTGGCCGGCTGCCTGCTTCCCGCCCGGGGCTGTGTCATGTGTGATCCAAAGGTCGTGGAGGCGCTGAACTCCTTGGAGACGGATTACCTGCCTGGCCACCTGGAGGCCAAGCATCACAAAAACGTGATGAAAAGGGTAAAGCAGGCAGTGGAAGCTTTCAAGGACCTGCCGATTGACGAGGATTCCTATATGGGGGTCGTCG ATGAGGCCACACTGGAAAAGGCAGCTTGGAGTTTGCTGAAGGATCTGAAACGCATCATGGACAGTGATGTAAAAG GTGAGCTCTTCGTGAAGGAGCTGTTCTGGATGTTGCGCCTGGCAAAGGATAACTTTGCCAGCTACGCTGCTCAGTTTCAAAAAGCGG GTTTGATGTTGCAGCCTCTGATCTGGTGCAGTACCTGCCAGAAGCAGGTTCACTCTTGTCGAAAGTCCTCGAATTGCGGAG AGCGCAAAGTCAAGGTCCATCAAATGGAAGATATGATCCTGGATTGTGAGCTCAACTGGCATAAAATCTCTCAAGGCCTGACGGATTACAGCTTTTATAGG GTTTGGGGGAACCATTCTGAGACCTTGATGTCCAAGGGGAAGGAGCCCACCCTGACCAAGACCATGGTGCGTCCGAAGGATGCAGGCACCTATCGCTGCGAGCTGGGCTCCGTGCAATCCAGTCCAGCCACGATCATCTATTTTCATGTCACAG TATTGCCCAAAAGAATCGTGGAGGAGATACCGTCACCAAACACTGAAACCGAGGATGAGGTGGCCCCAGGTGAGGTGACTTTGGATCGCCCCCAGACGGCCACAACCCTCCAGTCGCAGTCTCCGAAGCCAGAGAAAGTGCTGAGAAGCCGCCTGGTCGGGCCGCTGATCTGGGGCTTTGTCGTGCTGATAGCCAGCGTTGCAACCGC GATACTTTTCTCTCGGTCTGGGAAAGTGATCGATTTCATAAAGTCCTCCTGGTTCAGCACTGGCAATGGAGCTGCTCAGGACTCTGGGGTTTCAAAAGAAAAGACCAAAGAatcaaggagaaaataa
- the IZUMO1 gene encoding izumo sperm-egg fusion protein 1 isoform X5 has translation MGPRRLPLLVAALAGCLLPARGCVMCDPKVVEALNSLETDYLPGHLEAKHHKNVMKRVKQAVEAFKDLPIDEDSYMGVVDEATLEKAAWSLLKDLKRIMDSDVKGELFVKELFWMLRLAKDNFASYAAQFQKAAFCPNKCGLMLQPLIWCSTCQKQVHSCRKSSNCGERKVKVHQMEDMILDCELNWHKISQGLTDYSFYRVWGNHSETLMSKGKEPTLTKTMVRPKDAGTYRCELGSVQSSPATIIYFHVTVLPKRIVEEIPSPNTETEDEVAPGEVTLDRPQTATTLQSQSPKPEKVLRSRLVGPLIWGFVVLIASVATA, from the exons ATGGGGCCGCGGCGGCTTCCCCTCCTGGTGGCGGCTCTGGCCGGCTGCCTGCTTCCCGCCCGGGGCTGTGTCATGTGTGATCCAAAGGTCGTGGAGGCGCTGAACTCCTTGGAGACGGATTACCTGCCTGGCCACCTGGAGGCCAAGCATCACAAAAACGTGATGAAAAGGGTAAAGCAGGCAGTGGAAGCTTTCAAGGACCTGCCGATTGACGAGGATTCCTATATGGGGGTCGTCG ATGAGGCCACACTGGAAAAGGCAGCTTGGAGTTTGCTGAAGGATCTGAAACGCATCATGGACAGTGATGTAAAAG GTGAGCTCTTCGTGAAGGAGCTGTTCTGGATGTTGCGCCTGGCAAAGGATAACTTTGCCAGCTACGCTGCTCAGTTTCAAAAAGCGG CTTTTTGTCCCAACAAATGTG GTTTGATGTTGCAGCCTCTGATCTGGTGCAGTACCTGCCAGAAGCAGGTTCACTCTTGTCGAAAGTCCTCGAATTGCGGAG AGCGCAAAGTCAAGGTCCATCAAATGGAAGATATGATCCTGGATTGTGAGCTCAACTGGCATAAAATCTCTCAAGGCCTGACGGATTACAGCTTTTATAGG GTTTGGGGGAACCATTCTGAGACCTTGATGTCCAAGGGGAAGGAGCCCACCCTGACCAAGACCATGGTGCGTCCGAAGGATGCAGGCACCTATCGCTGCGAGCTGGGCTCCGTGCAATCCAGTCCAGCCACGATCATCTATTTTCATGTCACAG TATTGCCCAAAAGAATCGTGGAGGAGATACCGTCACCAAACACTGAAACCGAGGATGAGGTGGCCCCAGGTGAGGTGACTTTGGATCGCCCCCAGACGGCCACAACCCTCCAGTCGCAGTCTCCGAAGCCAGAGAAAGTGCTGAGAAGCCGCCTGGTCGGGCCGCTGATCTGGGGCTTTGTCGTGCTGATAGCCAGCGTTGCAACCGCGTGA
- the IZUMO1 gene encoding izumo sperm-egg fusion protein 1 isoform X1 — MGPRRLPLLVAALAGCLLPARGCVMCDPKVVEALNSLETDYLPGHLEAKHHKNVMKRVKQAVEAFKDLPIDEDSYMGVVDEATLEKAAWSLLKDLKRIMDSDVKGELFVKELFWMLRLAKDNFASYAAQFQKAAFCPNKCGLMLQPLIWCSTCQKQVHSCRKSSNCGERKVKVHQMEDMILDCELNWHKISQGLTDYSFYRVWGNHSETLMSKGKEPTLTKTMVRPKDAGTYRCELGSVQSSPATIIYFHVTVLPKRIVEEIPSPNTETEDEVAPGEVTLDRPQTATTLQSQSPKPEKVLRSRLVGPLIWGFVVLIASVATAILFSRSGKVIDFIKSSWFSTGNGAAQDSGVSKEKTKESRRK, encoded by the exons ATGGGGCCGCGGCGGCTTCCCCTCCTGGTGGCGGCTCTGGCCGGCTGCCTGCTTCCCGCCCGGGGCTGTGTCATGTGTGATCCAAAGGTCGTGGAGGCGCTGAACTCCTTGGAGACGGATTACCTGCCTGGCCACCTGGAGGCCAAGCATCACAAAAACGTGATGAAAAGGGTAAAGCAGGCAGTGGAAGCTTTCAAGGACCTGCCGATTGACGAGGATTCCTATATGGGGGTCGTCG ATGAGGCCACACTGGAAAAGGCAGCTTGGAGTTTGCTGAAGGATCTGAAACGCATCATGGACAGTGATGTAAAAG GTGAGCTCTTCGTGAAGGAGCTGTTCTGGATGTTGCGCCTGGCAAAGGATAACTTTGCCAGCTACGCTGCTCAGTTTCAAAAAGCGG CTTTTTGTCCCAACAAATGTG GTTTGATGTTGCAGCCTCTGATCTGGTGCAGTACCTGCCAGAAGCAGGTTCACTCTTGTCGAAAGTCCTCGAATTGCGGAG AGCGCAAAGTCAAGGTCCATCAAATGGAAGATATGATCCTGGATTGTGAGCTCAACTGGCATAAAATCTCTCAAGGCCTGACGGATTACAGCTTTTATAGG GTTTGGGGGAACCATTCTGAGACCTTGATGTCCAAGGGGAAGGAGCCCACCCTGACCAAGACCATGGTGCGTCCGAAGGATGCAGGCACCTATCGCTGCGAGCTGGGCTCCGTGCAATCCAGTCCAGCCACGATCATCTATTTTCATGTCACAG TATTGCCCAAAAGAATCGTGGAGGAGATACCGTCACCAAACACTGAAACCGAGGATGAGGTGGCCCCAGGTGAGGTGACTTTGGATCGCCCCCAGACGGCCACAACCCTCCAGTCGCAGTCTCCGAAGCCAGAGAAAGTGCTGAGAAGCCGCCTGGTCGGGCCGCTGATCTGGGGCTTTGTCGTGCTGATAGCCAGCGTTGCAACCGC GATACTTTTCTCTCGGTCTGGGAAAGTGATCGATTTCATAAAGTCCTCCTGGTTCAGCACTGGCAATGGAGCTGCTCAGGACTCTGGGGTTTCAAAAGAAAAGACCAAAGAatcaaggagaaaataa
- the IZUMO1 gene encoding izumo sperm-egg fusion protein 1 isoform X3 codes for MGPRRLPLLVAALAGCLLPARGCVMCDPKVVEALNSLETDYLPGHLEAKHHKNVMKRVKQAVEAFKDLPIDEDSYMGVVDEATLEKAAWSLLKDLKRIMDSDVKGELFVKELFWMLRLAKDNFASYAAQFQKAAFCPNKCGLMLQPLIWCSTCQKQVHSCRKSSNCGERKVKVHQMEDMILDCELNWHKISQGLTDYSFYRGKEPTLTKTMVRPKDAGTYRCELGSVQSSPATIIYFHVTVLPKRIVEEIPSPNTETEDEVAPGEVTLDRPQTATTLQSQSPKPEKVLRSRLVGPLIWGFVVLIASVATAILFSRSGKVIDFIKSSWFSTGNGAAQDSGVSKEKTKESRRK; via the exons ATGGGGCCGCGGCGGCTTCCCCTCCTGGTGGCGGCTCTGGCCGGCTGCCTGCTTCCCGCCCGGGGCTGTGTCATGTGTGATCCAAAGGTCGTGGAGGCGCTGAACTCCTTGGAGACGGATTACCTGCCTGGCCACCTGGAGGCCAAGCATCACAAAAACGTGATGAAAAGGGTAAAGCAGGCAGTGGAAGCTTTCAAGGACCTGCCGATTGACGAGGATTCCTATATGGGGGTCGTCG ATGAGGCCACACTGGAAAAGGCAGCTTGGAGTTTGCTGAAGGATCTGAAACGCATCATGGACAGTGATGTAAAAG GTGAGCTCTTCGTGAAGGAGCTGTTCTGGATGTTGCGCCTGGCAAAGGATAACTTTGCCAGCTACGCTGCTCAGTTTCAAAAAGCGG CTTTTTGTCCCAACAAATGTG GTTTGATGTTGCAGCCTCTGATCTGGTGCAGTACCTGCCAGAAGCAGGTTCACTCTTGTCGAAAGTCCTCGAATTGCGGAG AGCGCAAAGTCAAGGTCCATCAAATGGAAGATATGATCCTGGATTGTGAGCTCAACTGGCATAAAATCTCTCAAGGCCTGACGGATTACAGCTTTTATAGG GGGAAGGAGCCCACCCTGACCAAGACCATGGTGCGTCCGAAGGATGCAGGCACCTATCGCTGCGAGCTGGGCTCCGTGCAATCCAGTCCAGCCACGATCATCTATTTTCATGTCACAG TATTGCCCAAAAGAATCGTGGAGGAGATACCGTCACCAAACACTGAAACCGAGGATGAGGTGGCCCCAGGTGAGGTGACTTTGGATCGCCCCCAGACGGCCACAACCCTCCAGTCGCAGTCTCCGAAGCCAGAGAAAGTGCTGAGAAGCCGCCTGGTCGGGCCGCTGATCTGGGGCTTTGTCGTGCTGATAGCCAGCGTTGCAACCGC GATACTTTTCTCTCGGTCTGGGAAAGTGATCGATTTCATAAAGTCCTCCTGGTTCAGCACTGGCAATGGAGCTGCTCAGGACTCTGGGGTTTCAAAAGAAAAGACCAAAGAatcaaggagaaaataa
- the IZUMO1 gene encoding izumo sperm-egg fusion protein 1 isoform X7 encodes MGPRRLPLLVAALAGCLLPARGCVMCDPKVVEALNSLETDYLPGHLEAKHHKNVMKRVKQAVEAFKDLPIDEDSYMGVVDEATLEKAAWSLLKDLKRIMDSDVKGELFVKELFWMLRLAKDNFASYAAQFQKAAFCPNKCGLMLQPLIWCSTCQKQVHSCRKSSNCGERKVKVHQMEDMILDCELNWHKISQGLTDYSFYRVWGNHSETLMSKGKEPTLTKTMYCPKESWRRYRHQTLKPRMRWPQDTFLSVWESDRFHKVLLVQHWQWSCSGLWGFKRKDQRIKEKINIYLVV; translated from the exons ATGGGGCCGCGGCGGCTTCCCCTCCTGGTGGCGGCTCTGGCCGGCTGCCTGCTTCCCGCCCGGGGCTGTGTCATGTGTGATCCAAAGGTCGTGGAGGCGCTGAACTCCTTGGAGACGGATTACCTGCCTGGCCACCTGGAGGCCAAGCATCACAAAAACGTGATGAAAAGGGTAAAGCAGGCAGTGGAAGCTTTCAAGGACCTGCCGATTGACGAGGATTCCTATATGGGGGTCGTCG ATGAGGCCACACTGGAAAAGGCAGCTTGGAGTTTGCTGAAGGATCTGAAACGCATCATGGACAGTGATGTAAAAG GTGAGCTCTTCGTGAAGGAGCTGTTCTGGATGTTGCGCCTGGCAAAGGATAACTTTGCCAGCTACGCTGCTCAGTTTCAAAAAGCGG CTTTTTGTCCCAACAAATGTG GTTTGATGTTGCAGCCTCTGATCTGGTGCAGTACCTGCCAGAAGCAGGTTCACTCTTGTCGAAAGTCCTCGAATTGCGGAG AGCGCAAAGTCAAGGTCCATCAAATGGAAGATATGATCCTGGATTGTGAGCTCAACTGGCATAAAATCTCTCAAGGCCTGACGGATTACAGCTTTTATAGG GTTTGGGGGAACCATTCTGAGACCTTGATGTCCAAGGGGAAGGAGCCCACCCTGACCAAGACCATG TATTGCCCAAAAGAATCGTGGAGGAGATACCGTCACCAAACACTGAAACCGAGGATGAGGTGGCCCCAG GATACTTTTCTCTCGGTCTGGGAAAGTGATCGATTTCATAAAGTCCTCCTGGTTCAGCACTGGCAATGGAGCTGCTCAGGACTCTGGGGTTTCAAAAGAAAAGACCAAAGAatcaaggagaaaataaatatttatctggtTGTCTAA
- the IZUMO1 gene encoding izumo sperm-egg fusion protein 1 isoform X10, producing MDSDVKAFCPNKCGLMLQPLIWCSTCQKQVHSCRKSSNCGERKVKVHQMEDMILDCELNWHKISQGLTDYSFYRVWGNHSETLMSKGKEPTLTKTMVRPKDAGTYRCELGSVQSSPATIIYFHVTVLPKRIVEEIPSPNTETEDEVAPGEVTLDRPQTATTLQSQSPKPEKVLRSRLVGPLIWGFVVLIASVATAILFSRSGKVIDFIKSSWFSTGNGAAQDSGVSKEKTKESRRK from the exons ATGGACAGTGATGTAAAAG CTTTTTGTCCCAACAAATGTG GTTTGATGTTGCAGCCTCTGATCTGGTGCAGTACCTGCCAGAAGCAGGTTCACTCTTGTCGAAAGTCCTCGAATTGCGGAG AGCGCAAAGTCAAGGTCCATCAAATGGAAGATATGATCCTGGATTGTGAGCTCAACTGGCATAAAATCTCTCAAGGCCTGACGGATTACAGCTTTTATAGG GTTTGGGGGAACCATTCTGAGACCTTGATGTCCAAGGGGAAGGAGCCCACCCTGACCAAGACCATGGTGCGTCCGAAGGATGCAGGCACCTATCGCTGCGAGCTGGGCTCCGTGCAATCCAGTCCAGCCACGATCATCTATTTTCATGTCACAG TATTGCCCAAAAGAATCGTGGAGGAGATACCGTCACCAAACACTGAAACCGAGGATGAGGTGGCCCCAGGTGAGGTGACTTTGGATCGCCCCCAGACGGCCACAACCCTCCAGTCGCAGTCTCCGAAGCCAGAGAAAGTGCTGAGAAGCCGCCTGGTCGGGCCGCTGATCTGGGGCTTTGTCGTGCTGATAGCCAGCGTTGCAACCGC GATACTTTTCTCTCGGTCTGGGAAAGTGATCGATTTCATAAAGTCCTCCTGGTTCAGCACTGGCAATGGAGCTGCTCAGGACTCTGGGGTTTCAAAAGAAAAGACCAAAGAatcaaggagaaaataa